A genomic window from Bradyrhizobium lupini includes:
- a CDS encoding glycosyltransferase family 41 protein, translated as MQSSGAGARAFQNARLQKKLKKQADAIISTANAAYGQGRYAETEALCRQILNELPEHFGALHLLGLGAFASRHFEAAKQALKYAVTVDPRSAQAFSDLGATHFALGEYEDARTSLERAIALKPSFPMALANLGNTLLHLNRVEQAIELYDRAIGLKPDHADALCNRGLAELALRQLDRAKQSFERALLFQPRNVEALVGKGLVNIELKNFDEAKGALEAALAIRPGSAKILANRGRLNLETSRLEQAAADFDAALALAPKLEVALQGKAQVALAMGNTAQAILACTMLLEEYPRSAIAMALLSACFANQGEIASAIELLDAALAIVPDASLIGRKIFFLDYLSEADFAVQQAARKQWWDAIGSKLPRRTLAPRQLDPDRRIVVGYVAAEFWHHSAAFALLPVLRHHDHARFEIVCYSCSPVRDEMTAAFRSSADVWVDAWQMSDDELADRIQADKVDILIDVSGHTTGNRLHVFARKPAPIQVSGFGHATGTGLQTMDYVLADPVFIPQSARHLLAEKVYDLPCLITIDPILDLPASEPPMLRNGHVTFGVFNRIYKISDEAIEVWSKVMREVTGSKIIIKHTLLDDPILRDNLVARFVAQGVAEENVTCLGSSPRPEHLRAFANVDISLDTFPQNGGVSTWESLYAGVPVVAKLGNGASSRAGGSIVAAVGLDDWVAEDDEGYAAIACKYAAQPAYLARLRSDLPARIAASPAGNVEIYTREVEAGYRQFWRDYCAVASEGGEGA; from the coding sequence TTGCAGAGCAGCGGCGCCGGCGCGCGCGCGTTCCAGAACGCGCGATTGCAGAAGAAATTGAAGAAGCAGGCGGACGCGATCATTTCGACCGCGAATGCGGCCTATGGCCAGGGCCGGTATGCGGAGACCGAGGCGCTCTGCCGCCAGATCCTGAATGAACTTCCGGAGCATTTCGGCGCCTTGCACCTGCTTGGCTTGGGCGCGTTCGCGAGCCGACACTTCGAGGCAGCGAAACAGGCCCTCAAATATGCCGTGACGGTCGACCCACGCTCGGCACAGGCTTTTTCCGATTTGGGAGCCACGCATTTCGCACTTGGGGAATATGAGGACGCGCGTACGTCCCTGGAGAGAGCCATCGCGTTGAAGCCCAGCTTCCCGATGGCCTTGGCCAATCTCGGCAATACCTTGTTGCATCTAAACCGCGTCGAGCAGGCTATCGAACTGTACGATCGCGCGATCGGGCTGAAGCCCGATCATGCCGATGCGCTTTGCAATCGCGGCCTGGCAGAGCTCGCGCTGCGCCAGCTTGATCGCGCCAAACAGAGCTTCGAGCGCGCACTGTTGTTTCAGCCGCGAAACGTCGAGGCGCTCGTCGGCAAAGGTTTGGTCAATATCGAGCTCAAAAACTTCGACGAGGCCAAAGGCGCGCTGGAGGCGGCGCTCGCGATCAGGCCAGGCTCGGCGAAAATCCTGGCGAACCGTGGACGGCTCAATCTTGAGACGTCGAGGTTGGAACAGGCGGCGGCGGATTTCGACGCGGCCCTTGCGCTTGCGCCCAAGCTCGAGGTGGCCTTGCAGGGGAAGGCACAAGTCGCGCTCGCCATGGGAAACACGGCGCAAGCGATTTTAGCCTGCACCATGTTGCTGGAGGAATATCCACGCTCAGCGATCGCGATGGCGCTGCTGAGCGCTTGTTTTGCAAATCAGGGAGAGATCGCGTCGGCGATCGAGCTTCTCGATGCGGCGCTGGCCATTGTGCCGGATGCATCCTTGATCGGCCGGAAGATCTTCTTCCTCGACTATCTCTCCGAGGCCGATTTCGCGGTTCAGCAGGCCGCACGAAAGCAGTGGTGGGACGCGATCGGCTCGAAGTTGCCGCGAAGGACTCTTGCCCCCCGGCAGCTTGATCCCGACAGGCGGATCGTGGTCGGCTATGTTGCTGCCGAGTTTTGGCATCACTCGGCGGCGTTCGCTCTGTTGCCGGTGCTGCGCCATCATGATCACGCCAGGTTTGAGATCGTCTGCTATTCGTGCTCGCCGGTAAGAGATGAGATGACCGCCGCATTTAGGTCCTCGGCGGATGTCTGGGTCGACGCCTGGCAGATGTCGGATGACGAGTTGGCCGATCGCATCCAGGCCGACAAGGTCGATATCCTGATCGACGTATCCGGGCACACGACCGGCAACAGGCTCCATGTCTTCGCCCGCAAGCCGGCCCCGATCCAAGTCTCCGGGTTTGGTCACGCCACGGGCACGGGCCTTCAGACCATGGACTACGTGCTCGCGGATCCGGTCTTCATTCCGCAATCGGCGCGCCATCTGCTGGCTGAAAAGGTCTACGACCTGCCGTGCCTGATCACGATCGATCCCATTTTGGATCTACCTGCATCGGAGCCGCCCATGCTCCGCAACGGCCATGTCACCTTCGGCGTGTTCAACCGCATCTACAAGATCTCAGACGAGGCCATCGAGGTGTGGTCGAAAGTGATGCGCGAGGTGACGGGTTCGAAGATCATCATCAAGCATACTCTGCTTGACGATCCCATACTGCGCGACAATTTGGTCGCGCGGTTCGTGGCACAGGGCGTTGCCGAGGAGAATGTCACCTGCCTGGGCTCGTCGCCGCGCCCCGAGCACCTGCGGGCGTTTGCGAACGTCGATATATCGCTCGATACATTCCCGCAAAACGGCGGCGTCAGCACCTGGGAATCGCTCTATGCGGGCGTTCCGGTCGTGGCCAAGCTTGGCAACGGCGCCTCGTCGCGTGCCGGTGGTTCGATCGTGGCTGCGGTCGGTCTCGACGACTGGGTCGCCGAGGACGACGAGGGCTATGCCGCGATCGCCTGCAAATATGCGGCGCAGCCGGCGTATCTGGCGA